One part of the Denticeps clupeoides chromosome 8, fDenClu1.1, whole genome shotgun sequence genome encodes these proteins:
- the LOC114795400 gene encoding probable JmjC domain-containing histone demethylation protein 2C isoform X2, giving the protein MIVMNDQVLEPQNVDPSLVQMMFIDDVVNSLLSGESITARRRPRTNKQNKASSVHPRGQSNSPGPIMKKQSNSSCTPPISQSSDCSMPGDNEDDEGADKEGEDRTKEEVRLSPSRERRESSKSKNKQAMSKRRKGGKEEGEEETLEGAKRLKGSNLSECSRSVQTSSPNLGQKGHHNKALSKKDTSESPVVQESWTVKNQPSDCKVDEETTSQSANDKCQEMARLSNPSPCCNGDPGTARTHGEMEEVNDRSEGLSHSEDSEAVSALLAYQESERLVSMETSECVVFGTLPGECELAGSDLPSDTEAKSSEFTAPEVSESAVKVEEQQEGSAVERTPSMPSIFPACTGIPEKPRPLEDSKLSETTNHCKTTPCPSPPTDLRSKPPAAKGTGRPGQNLSSEHRDRIKESSSPSRVETKTQPTPSPKSKQTATPNHTPNPTPSPIKSFIHTPTAAPPKTQVSHPVPTKSSTPALNRSMSSTTPTKTPAPIMSRSQILNPTPTKTPTAAVNQTPAFTSTKSPFIIDRNEPFTVYRDPALLREDPDTPQHHSNVAYIHPSTHTVHTPLPAPRPLTRTPPQPPHTAHATLPAPRSTHTSSLSPPNTHTPHVMRTPSPSPQTTLTSLGGHVLPSRPPHPSSLSHPHLLPTLLPGLPPSAALLAGHGSLGAMGLSPHPLPLSPNPSLLGQAPLGLYPLLWPPYPNGAHPYGPLGLQAAKWTHPESMCIAEGALKRNTPSPWLPQTSVVEGQGLRTPVPVRPASADPQRSAKSAPRSSPISKSTEELERKSLAADPLCGIVPVQLKADRSRSVAGKGIQEHTHCTFLPDPLPCRPKPSRGGVFEPHVDRSSRYQEESRRILQESIEVAPFTAKLHPSHSQDRDPLYARMHSQDREREMDLQMVRVPRAQHSTQSNYYTSLSSSVANEPPRRQPPAAELSSAYDRPNSGGTVSISPSFGISSSQATPKVQTQPPPLVKRHPENEAGLITERLTLQASSLESAKCRKSLERGISLPPSSSSSHVQPMPSLYRAPIFHPPAPPIPAQKELGHSRLSPPTLTREQPVNLAGKTLDQKRPPTLQPELRRHTASAAGRQGTVVTPVKSMHHHKVPDAWRTDQNLLRPSNGLGATKQQSAMASVIVRPASSKDLIAGEHSASNLKPSERGRMAGDLRSGTNSKEGSVQYKRGILWTPLDSVHCPLTTTGKTDHMNTSVNMATGFKAHTMPTVVSSGSFKNDPMPVPWRPGFISGQHQKKVEGSGIAKINQNPISSSPSTTSCPTTCHSAGDFLHLKKHRAALAATLSRNNTPTHTAPASQSSSTLSTHTPEVKVSPVKRPRQAGGPQEAPPRLTNGQTPPQTQTGKLSNPLPQQSNCHKLKKAWLTRHSEEDRSGTTAVTSTAMTAAASLAQQCGGEVISHEDRMSSHAERKTDSNDRKFTMDDRKGAADIRFRPDVQKSSPEDGKGLERGNKRKFDSSTESDSGGDSGNESESRGGEQRSKRQSKPTFKKKQIDLHKTKGENEKEEEEVKPNGTFRSAKEKSKLRMSNGNGIPRSVLKDWRKVRKLKQSGEAFLQDDACAEIGPNIQKCRECRVDRTRKAEEPATSPVFCRFYYFRRLSYSKNGVVRVDGFSVPELSDEEAVRVWTVATDDEDEDKNQLDLEMAQYILAHIGDKFCHLVRTENAAATWIKKDTQMVWKRAVRGVREMCDACEATLFNIHWACHKCGFVVCMDCYKARERKSARDKELYAWFRCVKNQPHDLKNLMPTHIVPGEILADLVNSMHTLREKFSILSHCGCTGKQNNRNSKMSISNGVSQVLDNILKHSGKHSGYKHEKPENKQSHSGNGTCGGDSDGCFEAKQTPPESQSPLHFLADLAEQKSREERKGGKSLKPDQSDHVEAVNGKCADQGSTLRHLLTSTASKLCLGSTDAGIAFAPVYNNSEQMTKPVRSMPNILDDIIASVVENKIPASKMAEHGLKQDVGRGTALKTEAEPIKSEKEEKPLDAVNKEAPHEWLGGDHSVLWLRNPLHQGNQKIFSEYWRTAQPVLISGLHKMLTLKLWKPEAFSREFSGHHGDMVNCRDGTASNEHVKEFWEGFEDPSRRPKSAAGEPAVYRLKDWPSGDEFLTLMPSRYDDVMRNLPLAQYCDPEGCLNLASRLPAFFIRPDLGPRLCCAYGAFSSPEQDFGTCNLHIEVSDIISVLTYVGVAKGNGNPSKSDVLQCLECEDLEESVKKRLKDPAETPGALWHIYTSKDTQTIQEFLQKVWRERTELRSSAVDGDGGGDSEAEGEADLLREGSCYLTPALRLRLQQEHGVHSHTLLQFHGDAVILPAGALHQVLNLHSCVQVITDFVSPEHAHNSYYLTQELRSSKDLVNYEDKLQVKNILYHSVKDVVAILKRCSDTQDMVKAEEEGKEDS; this is encoded by the exons ATGATCGTCATGAATgaccag GTACTGGAGCCTCAGAACGTTGACCCCtccttggtacagatgatgttTATAGATGACGTGGTGAACTCTCTACTATCTGGAGAAAGCATCACAGCCCGACGCAGACCCCGCACCAACAAGCAGAACAAAGCGTCATCT GTTCACCCGCGAGGTCAATCCAACAGCCCCGGGCCAATAATGAAGAAGCAGTCTAACAGCTCATGCACCCCTCCTATTAGTCAGAGCTCTGACTGCAGCATGCCTGGGGacaatgaagatgatgaaggGGCTGATAAAGAGGGTGAAGACAGGACTAAAGAGGAAGTAAGGTTATCCCCaagcagagagaggagag AATCTTCCAAAAGTAAGAACAAGCAGGCCATGAGCAAGAGAAGGAAAGGTgggaaggaggaaggagaggaggagacgcTGGAAGGAGCTAAGAGACTGAAGGGCTCCAACCTCTCTGAATGCAGCAGGAGCGTTCAGACCTCCTCCCCAAACCTTGGGCAGAAAGGCCACCACAACAAGGCTTTATCCAAAAAGGACACATCGGAAAGTCCTGTTGTCCAGGAGAGCTGGACTGTTAAAAACCAGCCCTCTGATTGCAAAGTGGATGAGGAGACAACTAGCCAATCAGCTAACGACAAGTGTCAGGAAATGGCGAGGTTGTCCAATCCCAGTCCCTGCTGTAACGGTGATCCAGGCACGGCGAGGACGcatggagagatggaggaggtgaATGATAGGAGTGAGGGATTGTCTCACTCTGAGGACTCTGAGGCTGTCTCTGCCCTGTTGGCTTATCAGGAAAGTGAGCGcctggtttccatggagacgTCAGAATGTGTGGTTTTTGGCACATTGCCGGGAGAGTGCGAGCTGGCGGGCAGCGACCTGCCCTCTGACACAGAAGCCAAAAGTTCAGAGTTCACAGCTCCCGAGGTGAGCGAATCAGCAGTCAAGGTTGAAGAGCAACAGGAGGGGAGCGCTGTGGAACGAACTCCCAGCATGCCTAGCATTTTCCCTGCGTGCACTGGTATTCCGGAGAAGCCCAGACCACTCGAAGATTCCAAACTATCAGAAACAACCAATCACTGCAAAACCACCCCCTGTCCCAGCCCTCCCACGGACCTCAGGTCCAAACCTCCTGCTGCCAAGGGAACTGGCCGACCTGGTCAGAACCTGTCCTCTGAGCACAGAGACAGGATCAAGGAGAGTTCTTCTCCAAGCAGGGTGGAGACGAAAACCCAGCCTACACCCAGCCCAAAGTCAAAGCAAACTGCAACTCCCAACCATACACCCAACCCTACTCCATCACCCATCAAATcattcatccacacaccaaCTGCTGCTCCTCCAAAGACACAAGTTTCACACCCCGTCCCCACAAAAAGCAGCACCCCAGCTCTGAATCGAAGTATGTCTTCTACAACCCCAACCAAAACACCTGCTCCAATAATGAGTCGAAGCCAAATCCTCAACCCAACCCCTACAAAAACACCcactgctgctgtgaatcagACCCCAGCCTTCACATCAACCAAAAGCCCCTTTATTATAGACCGCAACGAGCCATTCACCGTGTACAGAGACCCAGCGCTGCTACGAGAGGACccagacacaccacagcaccacagcaATGTGGCCTACATccacccctccacacacactgtgcacacgCCACTTCCTGCCCCAAGGCCCCTCACTCGTACACCCCCACAGCCTCCACACACAGCTCATGccactttgcctgcccctcgaTCTACGCACACATCCAGCCTCAgtccacccaacacacacacaccacatgtgATGAGGACCCCATCACCCTCACCCCAGACTACACTCACCTCCCTGGGTGGGCACGTTCTCCCCTCGCGACCCCCGCATCCCTCCTCACTTTCCCATCCCCACCTACTACCCACCCTCCTGCCTGGCCTGCCACCTTCTGCAGCTCTCCTGGCTGGACATGGTTCCCTCGGGGCGATGGGTCTTTCTCCACACCCTCTCCCACTATCTCCAAACCCTTCTCTGCTGGGACAGGCCCCTCTAGGGCTCTACCCCCTCCTCTGGCCCCCCTACCCCAATGGTGCACACCCCTACGGTCCACTGGGTCTACAGGCAGCCAAATGGACACACCCAGAGAGCATGTGCATTGCGGAGGGGGCCCTCAAAAGG AACACACCTAGCCCATGGCTCCCGCAGACGTCTGTAGTGGAAGGTCAGGGACTGAGGACCCCTGTTCCCGTGAGGCCAGCCAGTGCTGACCCTCAGCGTTCTGCCAAGTCTGCCCCACGCTCCAGTCCAATCTCTAAAAGCACAGA GGAACTGGAGAGGAAATCTCTGGCTGCTGATCCTCTCTGTGGCATTGTGCCTGTGCAACTCAAAGCCGACAGGAGCAGAAGTGTGGCAGGGAAAGGCATCCAGGAGCACACGCACTGCACTTTCCTACCAGATCCTCTGCCCTGCCGGCCCAAACCATCACGAGGAGGGGTTTTTGAGCCCCACGTGGATCGTTCCAGCCGATATCAGGAAGAGAGCCGACGCATTCTGCAGGAGAGCATCGAGGTGGCGCCTTTTACCGCAAAACTGCACCCATCCCACAGCCAGGACAGAGACCCTCTGTATGCCAGAATGCACTCTcaggacagagaaagagagatggacCTGCAGATGGTTAGAGTGCCTCGGGCCCAACACTCTACACAGAGCAACTACTACACCTCCCTCTCCAGTTCTGTGGCTAATGAACCCCCGAGGCGACAGCCCCCTGCTGCTGAGCTGTCCTCTGCATATGACAGACCCAACAGTGGTGGCACTGTCAGCATTAGCCCTTCCTTTGGCATTTCCAGCTCCCAGGCCACACCCAAGGTCCAAACACAACCCCCACCGCTGGTTAAACGGCATCCTGAGAATGaggctggtctgatcactgagCGGCTGACCTTACAAGCTTCGTCCTTGgaatctgctaaatgccgtaagtCATTAGAGAGAGGCATTAGTTTACcaccttcttcctcttcatcccaTGTCCAGCCAATGCCATCGCTCTACAGGGCTCCCATCTTCCACCCCCCAGCTCCTCCCATACCTGCTCAGAAGGAGCTGGGACACAGCAGGCTGAGCCCTCCCACTCTGACCAGGGAGCAGCCTGTCAACCTAGCGGGAAAGACTCTAGACCAGAAGAGGCCTCCCACCTTGCAGCCTGAGCTCAGGCGACATACAGCATCAGCAGCTGGTAGACAGGGCACTGTGGTGACACCGGTCAAGTCTATGCATCATCACAAGGTCCCAGATGCCTGGAGGACAGATCAAAACCTGCTGAGACCTTCAAACGGGCTTGGAGCAACAAAGCAGCAGTCTGCGATGGCGTCTGTAATTGTGCGTCCAGCATCTTCAAAGGATCTAATTGCTGGGGAACATTCAGCCTCCAACCTGAAGCCCTCTGAAAGAGGCAGAATGGCTGGAGATCTCAGGTCAGGCACTAACTCAAAAGAAGGCAGTGTACAGTACAAGAGGGGGATTCTATGGACTCCGTTGGACAGTGTCCACTGCCCCCTGACAACTACAGGAAAAACAGACCACATGAATACAAGTGTTAACATGGCGACTGGATTCAAGGCGCACACCATGCCAACAGTCGTTTCTTCTGGATCCTTTAAGAACGACCCAATGCCTGTGCCATGGAGACCGGGTTTTATCAGTGGTCAACATCAAAAGAAAGTGGAAGGTAGTGGGATTGCCAAGATTAACCAAAACCCAATTTCCTCTTCCCCCTCCACCACTTCCTGCCCGACAACATGCCACTCAGCTGGAGACTTCCTCCATCTGAAAAAGCACAGAGCTGCACTAGCAGCCACGCTGTCCAGAAACAACACGCCAACGCACACAGCACCTGCCTCACAGTCCAGCAGCAcactgtctacacacacacctgaagtCAAAGTCAGCCCGGTCAAGCGGCCACGCCAAGCTGGCGGCCCTCAAGAAGCCCCCCCCCGCCTCACCAACGGCCAGACGCCCCCCCAAACCCAGACCGGCAAGCTGAGCAACCCGCTGCCGCAACAGAGCAACTGCCACAAACTGAAGAAGGCCTGGCTGACCCGCCACTCGGAGGAGGATCGGAGCGGGACGACCGCCGTCACCTCCACAGCAATGACAGCAGCGGCCAGCCTTGCTCAGCAATGCGGAGGGGAAGTAATAAGTCATGAGGACAGGATGTCCAGCCATGCTGAGAGGAAGACTGATTCTAATGACAGGAAGTTTACTATGGACGACAGAAAAGGTGCAGCAGACATTAGGTTCCGCCCAGATGTGCAGAAATCCAGTCCCGAGGATGGGAAGGGCCTGGAAAGAGGAAATAAACGGAAGTTCGATTCAAGCACGGAGAGTGATAGTGGCGGAGACTCTGGGAACGAGAGCGAGAGCAGGGGTGGGGAGCAGAGGTCTAAACGGCAGTCTAAGCcaacttttaaaaagaaacaaattgaCCTGCACAAGACGAAAGGAGAGAAtgaaaaggaagaggaggaagtgaaACCCAACGGGACCTTCCGCAGTGCCAAGGAGAAGTCCAAGCTCAGAATGTCTAATGGCA ACGGGATTCCACGCTCCGTACTGAAGGACTGGCGCAAGGTGAGGAAGCTGAAGCAGAGTGGCGAGGCTTTCCTGCAGGACGACGCCTGCGCCGAGATCGGCCCCAACATACAGAAATGTCGGGAGTGCCGTGTGGACCGCACACGGAAGGCGGAGGAGCCGGCGACCTCTCCTGTGTTCTGCCGCTTCTACTACTTCCGCCG CCTGTCATACAGTAAGAATGGAGTGGTCCGGGTGGACGGGTTCTCAGTCCCAGAGCTTTCTGATGAGGAGGCAGTGAGGGTCTGGACTGTTGCCACTGATGACGAGGACGAAGACAAAAaccagctggacctggagatgGCCCAGTACATCCTTGCACACATTGGAGACAAGTTCTGTCACCTCGTCAGAACTGAGAATGCTGCTGCAACATGGATCAAGAAAGACA CTCAGATGGTGTGGAAGCGAGCTGTCAGGGGTGTGAGGGAGATGTGTGACGCCTGTGAGGCCACACTGTTTAACATCCATTGGGCCTGCCACAAATGTGGATTTGTTGTATGCATGGACTGCTACAAGGCCAGGGAGAGGAAGAGTGCCAGAG ATAAAGAGCTGTATGCGTGGTTCCGGTGTGTAAAGAACCAACCCCACGATTTGAAAAACCTTATGCCGACACATATAGTACCAGGAGAAA TTTTGGCCGACCTGGTAAATTCCATGCACACCCTGAGAGAGAAGTTCAGCATCCTCTCTCACTGCGGCTGTACAGGAAAACAGAACAATAGGAACTCCAAAATGTCAATAAGCAATGGGGTCTCACAG GTGCTGGATAACATCCTGAAACATAGTGGCAAACATTCCGGATACAAACATGAGAAACCGGAGAACAAACAGAGCCATTCTGGGAATGGAACCTGCGGAGGAGACAGTGATGGATGCTTTGAAGCGAAGCAGACGCCTCCCGAATCCCAGTCACCCCTCCACTTTCTGGCTGACCTGGCCGAGCAGAAGTCCCGtgaggagagaaagggag GGAAGTCGCTGAAGCCGGACCAGAGCGATCATGTGGAAGCTGTGAATGGGAAGTGTGCAGATCAGGGCTCAACCCTGCGGCACCTGCTGACATCTACAGCCAGCAAGCTGTGCCTGGGCTCCACGGATGCTGGCATTGCTTTCGCTCCAGTGTACAACAACTCAGAGCAG ATGACAAAACCTGTCCGCAGTATGCCCAACATCTTGGATGACATCATTGCATCGGTCGTCGAGAACAAGATTCCAGCATCAAAAATGGCAGAACATGGTCTTAAACAGGACGTAGGGAGAGGAACTGCGCTTAAAACAGAGGCAGAGCCCATTAAATCCGAGAAAGAGGAGAAACCACTCGATGCTGTTAACAAAGAGGCACCTCACGAATGGCTAGGAGGAGACCACTCAGTGCTTTGGTTGAGGAACCCCCTTCACCAGGGCAATCAAAAAATTTTCAGTGAATACTGGAGAACTGCACAG CCAGTGCTGATATCAGGTCTTCATAAGATGTTGACCCTGAAACTTTGGAAACCTGAAGCCTTCAGCAGGGAGTTCTCTGGtcaccatggtgacatggtAAACTGTAGGGATGGGACTGCTTCCAATGAACACGTCAAGGAATTCTGGGAAGGATTTGAGGACCCATCTA GAAGACCTAAATCTGCAGCTGGGGAGCCTGCAGTGTACCGTTTGAAGGACTGGCCTTCAGGGGATGAGTTTTTGACTCTCATGCCCTCCAG GTATGATGACGTGATGAGGAACCTGCCCCTTGCTCAGTACTGTGACCCAGAGGGCTGTCTAAACCTGGCCTCACGCCTTCCTGCCTTCTTCATCCGCCCTGACCTGGGACCTCGGCTTTGCTGTGCCTACG gtgcttTCTCCTCACCAGAACAGGACTTTGGGACCTGCAATCTCCACATTGAAGTGTCAGACATCATAAGTGTGCTCACTTATGTGGGTGTGGCCAAGGGGAATGGAAAcccatccaaatcag ATGTGCTGCAGTGCCTCGAGTGTGAGGACCTGGAAGAAAGTGTGAAGAAGAGACTCAAAGACCCAGCAGAGACCCCTGGAGCACTGTGGCACATTTACACCAGCAAGGACACGCAAACAATACAGGAGTTCCTGCAGAAG gtGTGGCGGGAGCGTACAGAGCTCAGGAGCTCTGCTGTGGAtggggatggagggggtgaCAGTGAGGCTGAAGGAGAGGCAGATCTTTTGAGGGAGGGCAGCTGCTACCTCACCCCTGCACTCAGACTCAGACTTCAACAGGAACATGGTGTCCACTCTCACACCCTTCTTCAGTTCCATGGTGACGCTGTTATCCTGCCAGCAGGAGCCCTGCATCAG GTGCTGAACCTGCACAGCTGTGTTCAGGTCATAACAGATTTCGTGTCTCCTGAACATGCACACAATTCCTACTACCTGACCCAGGAGCTCCGCAGCTCTAAAGACCTGGTCAACTATGAGGACAAACTAcag